One Clostridia bacterium DNA segment encodes these proteins:
- a CDS encoding PhoH family protein, translating into MESVISVFGSFDENMKLVERHYNVSVSNRDGELKITGADEENADRAAKVIEHLLMLTARGENITAQEVRYVISVVDEGGADKLRTMNGDCVCVTAKGKPIKAKTLGQKRYIDAIKKNTIVIGVGPAGTGKTYLAVAMAVQAFRDKQVNRIILTRPAVEAGEKLGFLPGDLQNKVDPYLRPLYDGLFDMLGVEAYNIYLQRGNIEVAPLAYMRGRTLDDAFIILDEAQNTTREQMKMFLTRLGVGSKAVITGDITQIDLPAGKKSGLVHAMRILGGIEDLEICRFTEKDVVRHALVQRIIKAYEKADAEPQSRPRRRVRSEEE; encoded by the coding sequence ATGGAAAGCGTGATAAGCGTTTTCGGCAGCTTCGACGAGAATATGAAGCTCGTTGAGCGGCATTACAACGTGAGCGTTTCAAACCGCGACGGCGAGCTGAAGATCACCGGCGCGGACGAGGAGAACGCCGACCGCGCCGCGAAGGTGATCGAGCACCTGCTGATGCTCACCGCGCGAGGCGAGAACATCACCGCGCAGGAGGTACGCTACGTCATCTCCGTCGTCGACGAAGGCGGCGCGGACAAGCTCAGGACGATGAACGGCGACTGCGTCTGCGTCACCGCGAAGGGCAAGCCCATCAAGGCGAAGACGCTCGGCCAGAAGCGCTATATCGACGCGATAAAGAAGAATACTATCGTCATCGGCGTCGGCCCCGCCGGCACCGGCAAGACCTACCTCGCCGTCGCGATGGCGGTGCAGGCGTTCCGCGACAAGCAGGTCAACCGCATCATCCTCACCCGCCCCGCTGTCGAAGCGGGCGAAAAACTCGGCTTCCTGCCCGGCGACCTGCAGAACAAGGTCGATCCCTACCTGCGTCCGCTCTACGACGGGCTTTTCGATATGCTCGGAGTGGAGGCGTACAACATCTACCTGCAGCGCGGCAACATCGAGGTCGCGCCGCTGGCGTATATGCGCGGACGCACGCTCGACGACGCCTTCATAATTCTCGACGAGGCGCAGAACACCACCCGCGAGCAGATGAAGATGTTCCTCACCCGCCTCGGCGTCGGCTCGAAGGCGGTCATCACCGGCGACATCACCCAGATCGACCTGCCCGCCGGAAAGAAGAGCGGACTCGTGCACGCGATGCGCATACTCGGCGGCATCGAGGACCTCGAGATCTGCCGCTTCACAGAGAAGGACGTTGTGCGCCACGCGCTCGTGCAGCGCATAATCAAGGCATACGAAAAGGCGGACGCAGAGCCGCAGTCGCGCCCGCGCCGCCGCGTCAGGAGCGAG